In a single window of the Xiphophorus couchianus chromosome 10, X_couchianus-1.0, whole genome shotgun sequence genome:
- the kcnj16a gene encoding inward rectifier potassium channel 16, which translates to MPKYLSVNPFEEVSVKTENGPRSKKQRYIRKEGSCSVVFRHVPEEWLLFVNDIFTTLVEIRWRVMFLIFASSYILSWLFFGILFFIIALAHGDIKDHNKDPCVYEVHSFTAAFLFSLETQTTIGYGFRGMSENCMIAIIIVTIQDVISCFIDTFVIGIVVAKMASARKRAQTVGFSNHAVVNLRDGHLCLSWRVGDFRRYHMVEGSASAQILHTTVQATGEVNITYEDLAIHQKDIILVTPTTVFHRIEPGSPLYKMSLEDLRKADFELVVSFTYTDDSTGMLHQTRTSYTTDEILWGHLFQEMIRVNKKYYKVDYNLFNNTAKVLVPVVSAEEYEQKKNEKEEQEEQKQLRRSARPSPRHSPRCSPRPSSRSPQKCDQENRLNAPTVTVELMQDNQPEPNLSTMEAESQHQDTLTVLRDPTITEKDK; encoded by the coding sequence ATGCCTAAATATCTATCCGTGAACCCCTTTGAAGAAGTCAGTGTGAAGACAGAAAATGGACCTCGCTCGAAGAAACAACGCTACATACGCAAAGAGGGCAGTTGTAGTGTGGTGTTTCGGCATGTCCCAGAAGAGTGGCTGCTTTTTGTCAATGACATCTTTACCACCTTAGTTGAGATCAGATGGAGGGTGATGTTCCTGATCTTTGCATCGTCTTACATCCTTTCCTGGCTCTTTTTTGGGATACTCTTCTTCATCATTGCTTTGGCTCATGGAGACATCAAAGACCACAATAAAGACCCTTGTGTATATGAGGTGCATAGCTTCACAGCcgctttcctcttttctctggaAACCCAGACCACCATTGGTTATGGCTTCAGAGGAATGTCTGAGAACTGCATGATTGCTATCATCATCGTCACCATACAGGATGTCATCAGCTGCTTCATCGACACTTTTGTCATCGGGATTGTGGTGGCCAAAATGGCTTCGGCCAGAAAGAGGGCGCAGACAGTTGGCTTCAGCAACCATGCAGTTGTCAACCTCCGTGACGGGCATCTGTGTCTTTCCTGGAGGGTTGGGGATTTCCGCAGGTACCACATGGTGGAGGGATCAGCCTCCGCTCAGATTCTCCACACCACTGTGCAAGCAACTGGGGAAGTCAATATTACCTATGAAGACCTGGCCATCCACCAAAAGGACATTATCTTGGTCACACCGACCACAGTTTTCCACAGAATTGAACCTGGAAGCCCATTGTACAAGATGAGTTTGGAAGATTTGCGAAAAGCAGACTTTGAACTGGTGGTGTCCTTCACCTATACAGATGACTCCACAGGCATGCTGCATCAGACAAGGACATCGTACACAACAGATGAGATCCTCTGGGGTCATCTTTTCCAGGAGATGATCAGGGTGAACAAGAAATACTACAAGGTGGATTACAACCTGTTCAATAACACAGCTAAAGTGCTGGTACCTGTGGTCAGTGCTGAGGAGTatgagcagaagaagaacgaaaaggaggagcaggaggagcagaagcAGCTTCGGCGTTCTGCTCGACCTTCTCCTAGACATTCCCCAAGATGTTCCCCACGGCCATCTTCACGATCGCCGCAGAAATGTGATCAAGAGAATCGTCTGAATGCCCCAACAGTAACGGTGGAACTTATGCAAgacaaccaaccagaaccaaatcTTTCCACAATGGAAGCCGAAAGTCAACATCAAGACACTTTGACTGTGCTACGAGACCCCACAATCACAgaaaaggataaataa
- the kcnj2a gene encoding inward rectifier potassium channel 2a codes for MGSVRASRYSTVSSEEDSMKLATTGVPNGKAKVHTRHQSQSRFVKKDGHCNVQFINVSEKGQRYLADIFTTCVDIRWRWMFIIFCLAFLLSWLFFGCIFWLVAIFHGDLESDTKKCISNVSSFTAAFLFSIETQTTIGYGYRYVTEECPVAVFMVVFQSIVGCIIDAFIIGAVMAKMAKPKKRNETLVFSHNATVAMRDTKLCLMWRVGNLRKSHLVEAHVRAQLLKSRMTAEGEYIPLDQMDIDVGFDSGVDRIFLVTPITIVHEINGDSPFYNMSKQDLENSDFEIVVILEGMVEATAMTTQCRSSYVANEILWGHRFEPVLFDEKNYYKVDYSRFHKTYEVLNTPLCSARDLAEKKYILSNTNSFCYENEMALDKKEDTDEGNGGSVGPDGTQMDSISETEHSQAMVPLEPRPLRRESEI; via the coding sequence ATGGGAAGTGTGCGAGCCAGCCGCTACAGCACCGTGTCATCAGAAGAGGACAGCATGAAGCTCGCCACCACGGGGGTACCAAACGGCAAGGCTAAGGTGCACACGAGGCACCAGTCGCAGAGCCGCTTTGTGAAGAAAGACGGTCACTGCAATGTGCAGTTCATCAATGTGAGCGAGAAAGGTCAGCGCTACTTGGCTGACATCTTCACTACATGCGTGGACATCCGCTGGAGGTGGATGTTCATCATCTTCTGCCTCGCCTTCCTCCTGTCGTGGCTGTTCTTCGGCTGCATCTTCTGGCTTGTGGCCATCTTTCATGGGGACTTGGAAAGTGATACTAAGAAGTGCATCTCCAACGTGAGCAGCTTCACTGCTGCCTTTCTCTTCTCTATCGAGACTCAGACTACCATTGGCTACGGCTACAGATACGTGACAGAGGAATGCCCCGTTGCGGTCTTCATGGTGGTTTTTCAAAGCATTGTTGGATGCATCATTGATGCCTTCATCATTGGTGCGGTCATGGCCAAAATGGCAAAACCCAAAAAGAGAAACGAAACTCTGGTGTTTAGTCATAACGCCACAGTGGCCATGAGGGACACCAAGCTTTGCCTGATGTGGCGCGTGGGCAACTTGAGGAAGAGCCACCTGGTTGAGGCACACGTTCGAGCTCAACTTCTCAAATCTAGAATGACAGCGGAGGGAGAGTACATCCCTCTTGATCAAATGGACATAGATGTGGGCTTCGACAGTGGAGTCGACCGCATCTTTCTGGTCACCCCGATCACTATTGTCCATGAGATCAATGGGGACAGCCCCTTTTATAACATGAGCAAACAGGATCTGGAAAACTCAGACTTTGAAATTGTGGTGATCCTAGAGGGTATGGTGGAAGCCACAGCAATGACCACGCAATGCCGCAGTTCATACGTCGCCAACGAGATCCTGTGGGGCCACCGCTTCGAGCCTGTTCTCTTTGACGAGAAGAACTACTACAAGGTGGACTACTCTCGCTTCCACAAGACATATGAGGTGCTAAACACTCCTCTATGCAGTGCCAGAGACCTGGcagagaaaaaatacatcttgTCCAACACCAATTCCTTCTGTTATGAAAATGAGATGGCACTAGACAAAAAGGAGGACACGGATGAGGGGAATGGGGGCAGTGTCGGTCCCGATGGCACCCAGATGGACAGCATCTCAGAAACTGAACACAGCCAAGCCATGGTGCCGCTGGAACCAAGGCCTCTGAGGCGAGAATCAGAAATATGA